Part of the Actinomycetota bacterium genome, GCGGATGTACGTGCCGGTGCGGCCGGCCATGAAGTCGCAGAAATCCTCCGCCAGTTCACGGTGCTCCTCCGGCGTCACCCGGCCGACGCAGGGCGCCGAGCACTTGCCGATGTAGCCGAGGAGGCAGGGCCGGCCGGCCGACGCCGCGTTCCGGAACACGCCCGCCGAGCAGGTGCGGACGGGGAAGACCCGCAGCATCAGGTCGACGGTCTCGCGGATCGCCCACGCGTGCCCGTACGGCCCGAAGTAGCGGACCTTCTTCCGCTTGGCGCCCCGGAGCACCTGTGCCCTCGGCCACTCCTCTCCCACGGTGAGGGCGAGGTACGGGTAGCTCTTGTCGTCGCGGTATCGGATGTTGAACCGCGGCCGGTGGCGCTGGATCAGGTTGTACTCGAGCATCAGGGCGTCGACCTCGCCGCTCGCGACGATCCACTCGACGCTCTCGGCCGAGGCGACCATCGCCTCGGTGCGGGGGTGCAGGGGCTTGCCCCAGTAGTTCGCCAGGCGCTTGCGGAGCGACCGGGCCTTGCCGACGTAGATCACCCGTCCGTCGGCGTCGCGGAACAGGTACGCCCCCGGCTCGTCGGGGATGTCGCCGGCGGGGGGTCGGGTGAGGCTCACCCGGTCATCGTAGTCGTGCCGCCGGACACGACCGGCGAGCGAGGGCTAGTTGCCGCCGCCTCCGCCGCCAGACTCGATCGCGACCATGGTGCCGGTCATCGTCGTCGGGTGCACGTCGCAGACGTAGAAGTACTCCCCGGCATCGAGGGGGTCGACGTCGAGGGTCTGCTGGACCGGACCCGGCTCGACCGCGGTCTTCCCGATCTCATCGCCGCCCTCCTCGGTGAGCAGGTCGAAGTTGTGCGGGATCCCGGCGTCCTGGTTGTCGATGTTCACGGTGAACGCCTCGCCCGCCGGGGCGACGAGGCAACTCGTGTCCCACGCGACCCCGCTCGCGACGATGTCGAGCAGGATCTCGCCGTCGGCGCCGCATTCACCGCCATCGGTCGTCGGGGCCGGGATCTGGTCGGGAGCGACCGTCGGGCTCGGTGCCGCCACCGGGAGTTCCCCGATGTCGCCCTGGACGCCGAACCGCAGGTTCTGACCCTCCATGTCGTACCAAGCGAGGAAGATGTTCGCGCCGTCGGGACTCACCCCCACCGAGCCCGAGCGTCCGCCGAGCGTGTCGGCCGTCTCGATCGGGGTGAACGTCTCGCCGTCGTCGCTCGTGGCCAGCACCACGCCGTCGGCGTCGTCCCAGGCGGCGACGAGACCGCCCTCGTCGTCGACGGCGATGCTCGTCGTCGACGCCAGGTTCCCGATCGTCTCGGGATCGGCTGGAGCGGCGTCGGCGATCTTCGTGAGCGACCAGCCCGCCCCGCTCTGGTGGGCGAGCTGCACGCCGCCGTCATCGTCGAAGAACGTGAGGATACCGTTGCCGTCAGCATCGACCGCCATATCGAGGCCCTGCCCGCTCACGCCG contains:
- a CDS encoding GIY-YIG nuclease family protein, yielding MSLTRPPAGDIPDEPGAYLFRDADGRVIYVGKARSLRKRLANYWGKPLHPRTEAMVASAESVEWIVASGEVDALMLEYNLIQRHRPRFNIRYRDDKSYPYLALTVGEEWPRAQVLRGAKRKKVRYFGPYGHAWAIRETVDLMLRVFPVRTCSAGVFRNAASAGRPCLLGYIGKCSAPCVGRVTPEEHRELAEDFCDFMAGRTGTYIR